The proteins below come from a single Natranaerofaba carboxydovora genomic window:
- a CDS encoding ribonuclease H-like YkuK family protein, giving the protein MFQSPSRGKLTLDQVFDELLNYISDCPKDQYKLIIGTDSHNLKKRSCFVTAIIVHRVGKGARYFFRRTNRDHISSLRQKIFYETSLSLEIASKMTGKLSKNKHKDLNLEIHLDVGENGETKELIREVVGMVFGSGFSPKIKPYSFGASKVADKYTK; this is encoded by the coding sequence ATGTTTCAAAGTCCCTCTAGAGGGAAATTGACCCTTGATCAAGTTTTTGACGAGCTTCTTAATTATATTAGTGACTGCCCTAAAGATCAATACAAGCTAATTATAGGAACTGATTCTCATAATCTAAAAAAACGATCATGTTTTGTTACAGCAATTATTGTCCACCGAGTAGGAAAAGGAGCCAGGTATTTCTTTAGAAGAACTAACCGAGACCATATTAGTTCTCTCAGACAGAAAATTTTTTATGAAACTTCATTAAGCCTTGAAATTGCCAGTAAAATGACAGGGAAGTTAAGCAAGAATAAGCACAAAGATTTGAACCTTGAAATTCACCTGGATGTAGGAGAAAACGGGGAGACTAAAGAGCTAATACGAGAAGTGGTTGGAATGGTCTTTGGAAGCGGCTTTTCCCCTAAGATTAAGCCGTATTCTTTCGGGGCCTCTAAAGTAGCTGATAAATACACTAAGTAA
- a CDS encoding Veg family protein yields the protein MVTAQNALVDIKSTLDRYIGEKIKLKANRGRKKTIEKEGVLENTYPAIFIVRVDESSYSQRFTFNYADVLTKTVELSVGNNQKIDWAVVE from the coding sequence ATGGTGACGGCTCAAAATGCCTTGGTCGATATTAAATCAACCCTTGATCGATATATTGGTGAAAAAATAAAGCTAAAAGCTAATCGTGGACGAAAAAAAACTATAGAAAAAGAAGGAGTACTAGAAAATACCTATCCGGCTATATTTATTGTTAGGGTAGATGAATCTTCTTATAGTCAGAGATTCACATTTAATTATGCGGATGTATTAACCAAAACAGTAGAACTTTCAGTCGGAAATAACCAAAAGATAGACTGGGCTGTAGTAGAATAA